In one Umezawaea sp. Da 62-37 genomic region, the following are encoded:
- a CDS encoding phytoene/squalene synthase family protein has translation MSVDRELDAAAITDPVLRQAYARCRALNAVHGRTYYLATRLLKREQRPAVHALYGFARWADDIVDEVHDGRTPTERAAQLSTVEETLLAGLAAGRSDDPVIAAVVDTAGRYGIDHRNFTDFLASMRMDLEVTDYPTYADLARYVHGSAAVIGLQVLPVLGTSVPRAEAEPAAAALGVAFQLTNFLRDVGEDLDRGRVYLPADELAAFGVDRQMLLHARKSGRTDQRIRRALAHQVARARAVYRDAEPGIAMLAPRSRPCVGTAFRLYGRILDLIEEADHDVLGGRVVVSGGRRLAIALPALARSVLVRSA, from the coding sequence ATGTCCGTAGACCGGGAACTCGACGCCGCCGCCATCACGGATCCCGTGCTGCGGCAGGCTTACGCGCGCTGCCGTGCGCTCAACGCCGTGCACGGGCGCACCTACTACCTGGCCACGCGGCTGCTCAAGCGCGAGCAGCGACCGGCCGTCCACGCGCTGTACGGGTTCGCCCGGTGGGCTGACGACATCGTCGACGAGGTGCACGACGGCCGGACTCCGACCGAACGCGCCGCGCAGCTGTCCACTGTGGAGGAGACCCTGCTCGCGGGGCTGGCAGCGGGCCGCAGCGACGACCCCGTGATCGCGGCGGTGGTGGACACCGCGGGCCGCTACGGGATCGACCACCGGAACTTCACCGACTTCCTGGCGTCCATGCGGATGGACCTCGAGGTCACCGACTACCCGACCTACGCCGACCTCGCCCGGTACGTGCACGGGTCGGCCGCCGTCATCGGCCTCCAGGTGCTGCCGGTGCTGGGCACCAGCGTGCCGAGGGCGGAGGCGGAGCCCGCCGCGGCGGCGCTGGGCGTGGCGTTCCAGCTGACCAACTTCCTGCGCGACGTGGGCGAGGACCTCGACCGCGGCCGGGTCTACCTGCCCGCGGACGAACTGGCCGCCTTCGGCGTGGACCGGCAGATGCTGCTGCACGCCCGCAAGAGCGGCCGGACCGACCAGCGCATCCGCCGCGCACTGGCCCACCAGGTCGCCAGGGCCCGCGCGGTGTACCGGGACGCCGAACCCGGCATCGCCATGCTCGCGCCGAGGTCGAGGCCGTGCGTGGGCACGGCCTTCCGGCTGTACGGCCGGATCCTCGACCTGATCGAGGAGGCCGACCACGACGTGCTGGGCGGCCGGGTCGTCGTGTCCGGCGGCCGCAGGCTGGCGATCGCCCTTCCCGCGCTGGCCAGGTCCGTGCTGGTCCGCTCGGCCTGA